A stretch of DNA from Phaeodactylum tricornutum CCAP 1055/1 chromosome 29, whole genome shotgun sequence:
CCATTCTGGTGACGTCGTGTCAATGTCTCTGCTTGGAGGATGTCGAATCCGTTCAGGCGATCCCGGATGTTAGCTACGGGATGGGGAACTATTTGTTTTCTATGCGATGATAGACTAGAGGGAAATGAGAAAGGAAAACTTTGTAATTTATAGAATGACGTTGCTTTTAGTTGCATGAGCCGGAGGCACAAAAAATAGCCCATGGTATAAACAAACGATGCACTGTTGGTCCTATACTCATTGGCTGTGGCCGCGAAAATCAGTGGTACAAAAGGGGACTTGGAAAGTGCACGGGGTTTGCTCTGTTTGTGAGGAAACGAACaaatctaacagtaagtgtgCGGTAGATAGAAAAGACAACGTAGCAACAGTATCTCCGTAAGCTGGATTGCTTCACGGGTAGAAGCCGATATTACTAGCTTTACAGCCAACTATATGGCAACCCGATTCTCCGATAATACTCGATCGAAAGAATACATAGAAATGTCGTAAACGTTCTATGAATTCTTTTTTATATTTCGATTGATCTTGTAACGACTGATCTGAACTTGAAGACTTATGATACTTTAACGGTAATAAAATGAAAAGAAGTATCATCGCGGTCATTTAGTATATCGCAGGGATTTGGAATTATGACGCTGTTGCAGTTCACGCACTAATCCTCGTTCACCTTTCGGATATTCTTTATTTTCATCTAACTGTTAGTCGGAATAGAGAGCTAGTATCTCCGACTTTGTTCCCGGGATCGCTTTCAGAAAATACTGCGGTATCCATAGGCGGACAATAGCAATCGATCAATGCGACTGGTTCGTGACAAAGAACCTTCAAAATTTGACAGCAACATCATAGTCGAGTTTCCGACGCACGATACGTATGCCTAGACAGGTCCGTGTATCTTTCACTTACAAGAGACGACTCttgtatttactgttactaTCCCATCTCAAATCTTTCACCATGGTTGTACATGATTATCGACACGGCCAGTTCTGAAGCGTTGCTACGCGCGTGACAGATCGGACCCTCGGTAGGAACAGCGAGCCAATGAAACGAGGAGGCGTCTTGTGTATCACTCTCACGCTGTTGACCCCGTGGGCGCAAGTATCAATTGCGTACGCAACCAGTTCCTACTATCTCATCCCGGTGAACTCGGACACACAACATTGGACAAATTTCACGCAGACCAAAGCACAGGGTTCGATCGACGCCTATTTGGTTCACACCAACATTCCGGACGTTGAAGTACTGTTGCCGCCACCACAGGTTCGATTGGTAACGACGTCGGAGCAAGCCAAGAGAAATTCATGCACCGTTGCGGTGAACGGTGGACCTTTCAATCAAGACGGGACTCCAGTGGGAGCTGTTTGGAGACACGGCGAAGCCGAGAACAACGAATTCAGTGGTGTCGGTTTCGGCATAACTCGTCCACCCCACCGCCGGTATATTGTCGGAACCCTTTCGGGTGTCCAGCAAGCGAAGGCACTGCGAGTCGACAATTTATTGACGGGATTTGATTGGCTGGTACAGCATGGACAGAACGtagcaaatggaagaaacaaTACAACCGGTTCCGAACGGGCTCCACGGACAGCGGTGGCCGTGGATAAACATGGGCGGCTGATGGTTTACGTTTCGGATGGATGCCAATTATGGTAAGACGCAACACGATGTTCCGGTGGTTTGTTGCCCTTTGCTCGTgacaactaactgtaaagcagCGTATTCTTTTTTGACTGGTGGTAGCCTTCGCAAACAAGGCTTGACGTTAGAGCAATTAGCCGAGGAGCTTATCGTTTTGGGAGCAAATTTTGCAATTAATTTGGATGGAGGCAGCTCTTCTACAATGGTCTTGAACAACCAAACAGTCAATTACCCAAAATGTCTTGACATACCTATACGCTGCGAGCGTCGAGTTTCTACTGTTGTCTGCGTTCCACGGAAGTCGCAGTCTACAAGGTTAGGCTAATCGACATTGTCGACCAACACTTGTCTATCTCTCATACAAACCAGGCTTTGCTCGAGCAAAGAAATAGAGAACGTCTGGATCGTCGTTGACCCACTCGAGCAAAGCGGGCCAGAGGTTGTCTGGAAAGTTCGTGTCGGTAAGATACCGACGCCCCGCTTTGTTCGCACGACAAAGGATTCCAATTTGAGAGATCATTTCCGCAGGGATAAAGTTGTCTTCCAAGTCAAGACGTTGTAGACTCATGTTTCTTGTGACAATAGTCTGAAACAGCACGGAAGCACCTACCGCCGATATACTGTTTCGCTTCAAACCCAAATGCAGTAGCGACGTATTGTGCTGCAAACCGTCGGCAAGTGCCAAGACGCCTTCGTCGCCCAGTAGATTGTAGTTGAGATGCAACCTTACTAGGGTTGTATTTACTCGCAAAGCGTCGGCCATAGCGGCGGCACTGCGCTTATCAATGAGATTATAGTCCAAATGCAGCGAAATTAGCTTTTGATTGGTAACTAGCGCGTTACCTACTGCAACCACGTCCGTCAAGTGATTGTAGCTCAAATGAAGTGTAGCCAACGAAGCGTGAGATCGCAGAATGAGCTCCGCCAGTATGTTTAAACCGAGTGGGCTGTTCTTGAGAGAACTAGTCATATTAAGCACTGAAATAACCGAGTTCTTGCGGAGAGCTTGTGAAAGCACAACCATCATCGAATCGTCGAGTCGCCGTATGTTCAGATTTAGATTGGAAACGTATTCATCTTTGGCCTCGAGTCTTCGGCATTGGTCCTGAAGCCAGTGAGGTATAGCAGCAGCTTCCATGGCAGCCTTTTCAATAGCAACTGTCGTTGCGCCCTTGAATGAGGCTGGACGTTTTCATTCTTTTTGCCTAACGGTCTCGTCACACTTTGCCATAGCCGGAACACAGTCTGATTTCGGGACAAATTCTGATTTATGGCGGAACCCGTGACTTCAGTTCCTTTGGTGggattaactgtaaaaagaTTTCCTTGGACTTACTGTGACGAACGAAACCTGGCGAGAGGCACTTCCATCGCGTAGCTATCTTTTTAcggctcactgtcaatgactCGTTTCTCGAGATGGGGCAAACAAAACTAACTAAAAGGATGGGGAAATGCACCGAAGCGATCGCAAAAAGCCTACGCTCAAAGCAACCGGATATCATTGTTTTTGGGGTCCAAGGACATCCAAGTGGTAGCAAGGTTCCATCCAATCAACGCGCCAACGCGATACTTTCGCAAATATTATGTACACCAAAGAATGCCAAAAGGAGAGGCTTCGCTTACAATAAGTTGACTACAGCGAGCTAGAATAATCATCCTTGCTTGACTTCCAGCCcagcttgcttttccaaCTCCTCTAGATGCACAAAGGTTCGTCCGTACGGCAGGAATTCGAGTATATGTTCCTTGGTCGATGTGAATATTTTGAGCGCTTGCTGTTGAATATCTTCCTTCTCGTCGGGTGTCAATTCGCTCACGAAGGCAGCCGGGTTGCCCGCCCACATTTGTCCGGAGGGGATGCGCTGGTAGGGCATGACGACGGTCCCCGGTTTGAGAATCACGTGATTCTCCACCAAGCTTCCTTCCAAGATGGTACACTTGTCcccaacaacgaccaaatcGTCCACGCGGCAAGATTTGAGCACACATCCGGCACCGACGGTCACGTAGTGTCCAATATACGTGTCCGGGGGCAGGCCCGTTTCGAGTTGTCCCGTACTGGAGAGTGTGTTCACAACGGTGCCTTCGCCAACGCTGCTGCAGAATCCGATTGTAATGCTGTGCTCCGAATCAGCGCGGACTACCGCCTTGTACCAGACAGAAGACTGGTCCCAGTTGGTTACGTCGCCAATCACCGAGGCCGAGGGAGCGATAAAGGTGTCGTTCGTTACAAACGGAACCTTGCCCAGAAAAGTCATCTTCGGGCGGTGGCGGGAGAAGATCTAGCCGGCAGAAATAAATTTAATAAAAAAGAAGTGTGAGCTACACGAGAGGAAGCAACGCCAAAGGTTGCACGATATAAGCTTAAACGTCGCAACAGGGGAATCGCCTATTCCATATCGTCCCGAGAACCTCTACTCGTAGCCGTTGGTCGATTGTCTTACCTCCATTTCACCTCGATGCTTGAGCGCAGCGCCGGTCTCCCGCAACGCGCGGCCAAGATAAGCCGTGACGGCTTTGGATACACTCTGCTTAGCCATGGTCCCTTCGGCACAATGGACTACCAGTAAGAAGTACTACGGATCAATGCAACCCGCAACCTGTGGTACTACCCCGCTCGTGTCGCGGCAGCGCTAGCGCACGCTGCATCCAACCCGGAGACAACAAAACTATATCCGGATTTACGGAAAGGAGAAAGGACCGGGAATTGACGTACTAAAAGTGATTGACTCGGCACTAGGGAGTGGTGGGATGCAACGAtatcactgtcactgtcaaaataATGTGATGCGTTCCTTTCTCAAAGGCTTCATGGTGAGGGACTACGACTGCCGAAACCGACTTGGAACGTCAAAAGAGAAGGATTTTTGCGCCCACAATCCACGGCAACGGTCCGAATCTCCGACCATGTCGACCTTTAGTTTTACTGCTCCCACCATCACGCCTTCCCATGAGCTCGACGAGTACAACGCGCTCTCTGCATCAGAAAAGCAAGCCCTGCGTGAGGATCTTTACGGACGATCATCGGCAGCGACTGACGAAGAGGATCAATCGTATGTTGACAGCGAATCGGTGCGCTCGTTGCCCACACCGGAAGGCGTGGCAATCTTGCTAGTAGAgatggaacatgctttgttgGAGGCGGTTTCCGAACCAAACGGTGAGGCCTACAGGGAAGCTATGCGTGTCGCACCGAGCGTCGTCCAGTCGGAATCCCCCGCCTATGGCTTTCTCCGACACACAAACTACGATCCGTTATCCGCCGCTGAGTCTTTGGCATCGTATTGGGCCTTGCGTCGCCTACTTTTTGGTGCAGAACGCGCGTACTTACCCATGACCCTACAGGGTGCCATGCTGGACCGTGGTAGTAGCAGTAAGGAGAAGGAATATGAAGACATAGCAACCTTGGAAAAGCGCACTGTCTTTGTCATGGACAAGGATCAGCACGGGCGACCAGTGCTGTTTTGGGATCGCATTCGCTCGTCCAAGCGCTTTGCCTGTCGCAATTCCGTGTTGCGCTGCTTTTTTTATTGCTGGCAATGTATCTCTACGCTGCCGGAAGCGCAGAAGCACGGCTGTGTCATTCTAATGAATATGAAGGTAAGCGACTGCgaaaccaacaaaaactTTGACAGTGCTGTAGCACCCGCCTTTGTCAACAATTGACTCATTCGTCTGTGCTGATTGAAACGCAAAGGGGTACGATATATACGAGCACTTTGATCGAATCCTGAGCAAACGCGCCTTTGATATCGATCGCCGTATGCCCATAAAAGTTCGGGCAATCCACTTGTGCACCGGTTCGGGAAAGTCTGTCACTGAACTCATTCTACCCGTACTCAAGCACATGGCGGGTCCGGAGTTGCGGTTGCGCACCAAGATACACGCCGGTAGTAAGAAAGAAATTTGCGATGGTTTTGCCGCTTTTGGTTTGCGGAGGGTGCACGTGGACGCGATCTGTCATGGCTCTTTTCACAACAACGAAACTCTCCGCGCCTGGCTGCACCAACGGCGTgccttggaagaaattgcgACGCCGTGATTCGAGTGTACGGGCCCAACACACGAAGAATGTAGAAAGTCAGTCTTAACTTGTTGGTTAACGAGTTGGTTACCGTAGTGAAAAAGGCTCGCTATACCCTCCCGAGCAGGCACAGTGTTTTACTTGTGTTTAAATTCCGGCGTgcgcttttccaaaaaggccgACATACCTTCCGTTTGATCCTCGGTGGCGAAGAGCGCGTGAAAAAAGCGGCGTTCGAGCCGTAGTCCTTCTTGTAGCGGTAATTCTTGTGACGCATTGACGGCTTCCTTGGCCATCATGACGCTCATCCGTCCCTTACTGGCGATCCCCGCGGCCATTTTTACCGCTTCGTCGACGAGTTCGTCGGCCGGATATATTTTGGCGACGAGGCCGGCTCGTTCCGCGGCGGCAGCGTCCATCATTTCACCCGTTAGACACATGTGCATGGCCTTGGCCTTACCAATCGCCCGGGTCAAGCGCTGCGTTCCGCCGGCACCGGGGATGACGCCCAGATTGATTTCCGGTTGCCCAAATTTGGCCTTGTCGCCGGCAATCAGAATGTCACACATCATGGCGAGTTCGCAACCGCCGCCGAGGGCAAAGCCGTTGACGGCCGCAATCGTTGGTTTCGAAACGTTGGTGAATTTGGCCCATTCGGAGAACATGTTCTGTCGCCCAACGATAAAATGGATTTTGGAATTGTGAGAAAATCAAAGAGTGATGGTGGAGTGGCCATGTGTCTGTCGCTTCCTATCATACAGGTATCCGGCACAGGCAACGGTGTATCACACATGGTCGTTCCAATGGTAAATATAGGTGAAAGTACGTACCGTTCGGTAGGCGTATTCAAAGGTGCGGGTTTGCATTTCGGAAATATCCGCTCCCGCGGCAAATGCCTTGGTGGATCCGGTGACAACTAGACAACCAATGGCGTCGTCCTGGTCCAAGGCGGTGGCGGCGTGGATCAGATCGTCAAAGAGGGCGTCGCAGAGCGCGTTGAGCGCCTTGGGACGGTGGAGACGAATCAATCCGACACCAAGATCGGGTTTGGTCTCGACTTGCACGAATTCGTAGGAATCTTTTAGTAACGAGGACGCCCAACGTACGGTACGGCTGCTCGTACGGAGCCGAGGGCTTTGGTGTTTGATGGTCGCCAGCACGCGACGGGAGCCCGTCCAATACGACATACTCGGGTAGGTTTTAGGTCGGTTATCTTGTTGTACTGATTCGGTAAGTTTTGTGCGGATCGAATCGAATCGATTGTGGCACGAGTAGTGAGTATGAAGTGGTTGCGGATTCCTTTTGACGACGGCTCCCGTTCACGTCTTTCCACTGTTTATGTGTGACAACAGTATTTGTGTTTCCCAACAGTCCAAGATCCGAACGAAACGAAAATGATTCTTGGATCTCGAACGTCCCCGACGTCTTCGGAGAACCCGGATTCGAAAGGAGTTTGTGAGATGGGAGTTTTCTCTGGGCGTACCAAATAGAATTCCAAGGAATCGAACACCGCAATGGGTGTCACAGATAATGACGGTCAACGACCTAGCTAACTAATTAACTAGTCCAGCCAGCTAGGTAGGTGGTACCTAGTTTCCTCTACTGCTCTCACGTGTCTGGGAAAGCCGACTCGCACTGGGACTCTAGTGTTCGGCCCGTTGGGGGGTGCCAATGATTCCTTAGTggttgattgattgattgattgattcgTGTCCACGCTCCACCATGAATGAGAGACGGAACCGCGCTTCTTGGCTGGTACTCGCCGTCACGGGGGGTCCGCTGCTGCTTTCGGTATCGTCACGGTGTTTCGTCGACGCCTTTTCTATCGCGTCCTCCGTCTCGTCACGGAG
This window harbors:
- a CDS encoding predicted protein, whose translation is MEAAAIPHWLQDQCRRLEAKDEYVSNLNLNIRRLDDSMMVVLSQALRKNSVISVLNMTSSLKNSPLGLNILAELILRSHASLATLHLSYNHLTDVVAVGNALVTNQKLISLHLDYNLIDKRSAAAMADALRVNTTLVRLHLNYNLLGDEGVLALADGLQHNTSLLHLGLKRNSISAVGASVLFQTIVTRNMSLQRLDLEDNFIPAEMISQIGILCRANKAGRRYLTDTNFPDNLWPALLEWVNDDPDVLYFFARAKPGLYER
- a CDS encoding predicted protein, which encodes MTFLGKVPFVTNDTFIAPSASVIGDVTNWDQSSVWYKAVVRADSEHSITIGFCSSVGEGTVVNTLSSTGQLETGLPPDTYIGHYVTVGAGCVLKSCRVDDLVVVGDKCTILEGSLVENHVILKPGTVVMPYQRIPSGQMWAGNPAAFVSELTPDEKEDIQQQALKIFTSTKEHILEFLPYGRTFVHLEELEKQAGLEVKQG
- a CDS encoding predicted protein, encoding MSTFSFTAPTITPSHELDEYNALSASEKQALREDLYGRSSAATDEEDQSYVDSESVRSLPTPEGVAILLVEMEHALLEAVSEPNGEAYREAMRVAPSVVQSESPAYGFLRHTNYDPLSAAESLASYWALRRLLFGAERAYLPMTLQGAMLDRGSSSKEKEYEDIATLEKRTVFVMDKDQHGRPVLFWDRIRSSKRFACRNSVLRCFFYCWQCISTLPEAQKHGCVILMNMKGYDIYEHFDRILSKRAFDIDRRMPIKVRAIHLCTGSGKSVTELILPVLKHMAGPELRLRTKIHAGSKKEICDGFAAFGLRRVHVDAICHGSFHNNETLRAWLHQRRALEEIATP
- a CDS encoding hydratase enyol-coa hydratase (Probable enoyl-CoA hydratase catalyses (3S)-3-hydroxyacyl-CoA = trans-2(or 3)-enoyl-CoA + H2O Also found in fatty acid elongation in mitochondria, fatty acid metabolism Valine, leucine and isoleucine degradation, Lysine degradation, Tryptophan metabolism, beta-Alanine metabolism, Benzoate degradation via CoA ligation, Propanoate metabolism, Butanoate metabolism, Limonene and pinene degradation, Caprolactam degradation) — translated: MHELTNNVVETRAESTAVETKPDLGVGLIRLHRPKALNALCDALFDDLIHAATALDQDDAIGCLVVTGSTKAFAAGADISEMQTRTFEYAYRTNMFSEWAKFTNVSKPTIAAVNGFALGGGCELAMMCDILIAGDKAKFGQPEINLGVIPGAGGTQRLTRAIGKAKAMHMCLTGEMMDAAAAERAGLVAKIYPADELVDEAVKMAAGIASKGRMSVMMAKEAVNASQELPLQEGLRLERRFFHALFATEDQTEGMSAFLEKRTPEFKHK